The Lasioglossum baleicum chromosome 7, iyLasBale1, whole genome shotgun sequence genomic sequence GTCACGGACTCAAGGTCGTGTCTGGCCATTGGTCAGTCGTTGTTTGCAGTTTCTTAAAAATTCTGCACAAAGCCGAGATCGACGCATTTGCGTTCGATCATTCGAGGAGCTCGAACACTCGAACATTTTCGAATCTTGTTCCATATTTACACGGAAGTTTTGTTCTCTCTTATATTTTGATCTGCATAGCTGGACAACGATTAATTTTTCTGGATCATCGTACTTGTACGATCCAACCCGGCGTTTTGTCTCcgataaatatccgcagtgCGGCGACACATTTCTCCAAGCAAAATGTTCAGTGAGTAACGCAGTTCTAGAATCGCTTGAAACGTTTCATTACattcaaaataatattttcaaacaaatattaTTGTTAGTAAACAATAACATTACGATAATGTTTTTTCCGGTTTTGTCGAATATGCGATTCGTCCACGCACAAAAGAAGACGCTCAAGGTCGTCTTCTCCTTGTAAGTTTTTTTTCAATGATGGTGCAAAACCGGCTCGGGAACAAAgactatgaaaatttgcatgaaATCGGCCAGAACACAATGTATTTACAATGCATTTTACATAAACTACTTGTTTACTGGCAGTTTAACTATTGGAACATTGTTAACATGTGTCCTGAATCGTTTTGTtttaatccttagcactcgaatggtgactctgagagacAAGCGCCACTAcaaattgctgtgccattattcaaaatgttgtttaaatacattattagatatgttggtatctaatcaatatgtTTAAGTATTGTAGGGGGCATTATATTAATTTCCTATCTACCAAATTTAGACAATcattgagaatggaaatattgtagttcgtaagaaatgtttaatttttcagttaaaatagctcagaATGCAAAGTAgccattttcaatttatttctgtatcttctttaatatatttgttgacaaatagcaaaattattatctCTATCACTTTTCTCTTTTCCAGAACTGCTAGTTCTGCTCTTGGTCTGCGCTGTGGCCACAGCTCAAGACTGCGAAGCAAACAAAGAAGAATGCTCCGCCACAACCTCGACTTCTTTCAACCAGGACAAGGACTGGAACTCTGCTCGCACGATATACGACTTCCATGCTAAAGATATCAAAGGTAACGACGTATCATTGGAGAAATACCGTGGACATGTGTGCATAATAGTCAATGTAGCGAGTCAATGTGGATTGACGGACACAAACTACAAGGAGCTGGTACGATTGTATGAACAGTACAGCGAGAAGGAGGGCTTAAGAATCCTGGCATTCCCCTCAAATCAGTTTGGTGGCCAGGAACCAGGCAGCGCTGATCAGATTCTAGATTTTGTTAAGAAGTACAATGTCACGTTCGATGTCTACGAGAAGGTGAACGTCAATGGGGACGACGCTCATCCACTGTGGAAATGGCTGAAGACTAAGGCAGGTGGATTCATAACTGATGGTATCAAGTGGAACTTTACCAAGTTTATTATCAACAAGGAGGGCAAAACTGTTGCCAGATACTCGCCGCACCAGAATCCCCTCGAGATGGAGTCGGAGCTGAAGAAATACTTTTAAGTAAACCTGAGATCCTTTTACACTTAGAGTCCTAGCAAGTAATAACATTCAATACTCATTGCTGAACCGTAACTGTTGGAAGAACAAATGTAAAAACGATATAACATTGTTTTTATTGCCCACAATACGTACACTTGTGTGGATACTCGGATACTCGTCTGTACAACAGTCTGATGTAGAATAAGTCTTCGCCCTTTGTTCCATTTCGTTGTATTTCATGTACCAATCGGGGACGATGCCAATAAATACATTTCTTTATCTCTAACAACAACATGTCTTgaatgaacgaacgaacgaacgaacaagTTCGACGTACTACGTctcgtatgtatacatatatgcaggGTGTTCATGCTATTACTAGCCAGTGTTTTCCATTTTCTCCcaagatttattattttcaagaaaAGTGCTGTCTGGTAATAGCGTGAGCACCCTGTTGTACATAATAGATCTCTAAACAGATGTAAACGCGAACTGTACAAAAGAAAAACGCAGCTGGGTTGTCGATGCCCACCGGGGTTCCTTAATCGCGACTTAATCAATTAACTTTAAATACACAGACAAACAGGCGTATCAATTCTTAACAGTACAGTATGGTATCTTATCATCTAACGCGGTCATTGTAGTCGGATCGGAATCAACGATCCTCCGGGACACACTTTCTCGTAAATAGACACCGTGTAACGCTCGGGTCTCTTCTGACCCGATCTTGTAATATCTCGCTTATTATTATTGACGAACAatttttctcaaggtcatcgttTGCGAAATCTCAAGGTCATCGACgttgttttatttttaaatgtttttattagACGAATAAAAATCCAATGACTTTATCGTGACCTTCGTTTGACCATGAGCAccgaaaattgataaaaatagcCATGATCAAGTTATCATAGAAATGTTGAAGTAGTCGCGTTATCTCGGCGCGCCGTAAAAGAGGAAAAAGGAAGTTGCAGCTGGTCAACGTTCCTATCGACGTTCTCGTTTTTCTCTCGGAGAAGCATAAACGTCCGCGACCTATTTATAGTGATCGTGGCGGGTTCAGCGACCAGGAAATCGATTCCGAACCGACTGCAGCGTCGCATGACACCGCTATTTACAAGTTTTAATACAATTCCACTGGCAGGAACGAAAGCGAACGAGACGATCATCAAATGATTCCTCATCATCCCTTCGTCGTCAACCTTTCCGACGGTTCAAGGCACTTCATCCCTCAGGGCCAACGTCCGCAAGGGGAGTCTTCATCGTTTCTTCGTGGTATCGCTCGACGATTTCTTTCGGATCGTTCGACGGCAgtcttgcataaataaatacaattttttaaataaattacaggACCTCAGGCGGACTCTTTGACGTTGCTGTTGATGGTGGCCATCTCGTGTTCCGCGTTCTTGTTCCTGCCGTTCGACATCGCCACGGGATCCTCACAAGTCTGGAAACATCATCGGACATCGTTAAACACGCTGGCAATGgttgtttaatttatttttaaaatattcattatcaTTAATTACACTATCCCTGGCAACAAAAtgttcgatcgaaatcgcgaACACGATTGTTCAACGAATTATTTATTGGAGCGCATATTAAATATGAATATGTATTAAACAAATATGTAAAACGATGGATTGTTATAGTTTTTaccaatatataaaataatataaactgTCCAGCTGTATGAAAAAATTACAGAGAAATTTAGATAGCATTCGAAATATAGGAGCCAGATAGACATCTCATTTTttctctaataattttaataaatcagaAATTGTTAACTGTTTTCATCTTTCTGCTGTTTCATGAGATATAGTCACTTGATTTGTtcgatcgaataatttttgccAGGTGCACTAGTCTAACCGAATCGATAGACAGTTAATTAATTCGTTTATGTTCTCAGAAATGACTAcgtgcctctgaacacggcaGAAGTTGAAGCGACGATTTAAAGTCTGACATTTCCGAGCGCAGAGGACATAATACTTAATTGGCCGGCACAATTTCAGTAAACGGATCAGTTTAACGTATTAATACAATGAGAGTGAATTACCCATAGTCTCTTGTTGTAATTCTACCTTGTAGGAAGGATTGTCGTAGGCGGACGTGGTTTTACGCGGGGATATATCGGCTTTGCTGCTGGTCCGTCTCTTCATCAGCATCATTAGCAGTATCAAGGTCGAGAGGATCGCGAGGGACGCGACGATCGCCACAACCACCAACGGACCATAGTAATCGCCTTCGTGCAGAGGCACCGATGCCAGTTTCCCTGCTGCGTGTGGAAAGTCATGTTAATAATCTCGAACGAATTCTTACAAAGCAAATCCAATGGGGCCACTCGGAAATTCTGATTCGAAATATTGTAGGAAACAACACAGAATTTTCAATCATGAAGACTATTCCTGAAGCAAAAGCAACGATGAAACTGTAACAGTGGCCCATTGTCTACTATCTTGAGACACGATTGTCTTCAAGTGTGCACACCTTGCTGCGAGATCGTGGCGGGTAAAAGGACTCCAGGCTTGGTGACAAAGTCCTGGACGTTGCTCTTCTTGATCCTGCCGTTGGTCAGGTATACTTCGAGCCATAATCGGTACCTGGTGCCGGGCTTCAGGTCGCTGATCACCGTTTTCGGATGCGAATCCCTCTTAGCGATCTTGAACGTACTGGTATCCTCTTTACCGCTGTCGCTCTGGTAGATCGCCCTGTAGATGTTCACGTACTTGTCTTCGGGATAGGGTACTCCGCTCCAAGTCACCTCTACGTCCGTCGACTTGATGGTTTTTATTTCAACCTTGACCTCGAACGAGTACGGATCAGGTTCCATCGACGTCGTCACGTGGATCTGTAAAAGGAGCCCTTTGATCAATCCTTACATACTCTAGTAATaaatagacagtggatctttatgcaaaatacaaattttctaactgaattgcaacaatctgcagtgaaatagaaatttatcttctttcttaaatgtttgataggttgaaaataatataacagcattattaaattcttctaatatttttactattttaaactacgcctactcatttttgtcataaatgcataaaatccgctgtctagtaataaatcaTACTAACCGTCTTCTCGCTGACGAGTTCCGTCAGCTGTCCAGAGAACGGCACGAAGAAGATTCCGATCTCGTATATCGTGGATGGCTTCAGGTTCTCGATCACGAAATTAGTCACTGCTCTGTGGATCAACGGAGTACCAGAGTAAACCTTGGCATCCTGCTCCTTGTACCTCAGCTGAACACCGTCGATGAACTGCAGCTCGTATTCTGTGAACTTCTTCCACATTACGTTGATCCAGGTGGAGTTCGTCTCGGTCACCTTGAGCTCAGCGTCTATGGGAATCTGTGGTGGCAGCGTTGTCATTTCTGGTCGTCTGTCGTGGGTCCTCACAGTGTAGATTTGACTCGTAGGACTGTTGGCCAGATCCTTCAGTTTCACGGTGATCTTCACCTTGTACTCCGTCGATGGTTTCAGATCGCCTAACTCGAACTGCAACTGAGGCGTTGCGATCAAGTCGTCCGGGGGTGCGAACACCTGAGCTTTCCAGGTGGAGACGTCGAAGTTCCTGCATAGAAAGTgttgtaaatgattttttttctgtGCAAGGAACAGTCAGAAAGAATCAGTTCTCCTTGTTGTAtaagataaatgtaaaaatattggTTGCTATATATAGGTGCTATAGGAGTCGTGGTACTCTGTGTGATATTTTATAGGAAATACATACTTCTTATCGTTCGTGTACCGAAGCTCGACGCGTCCATGAAGACCCACAAGGACCTGTGGCACGGTGAAGACAAGAAGGACGGTTTTGTCGTCGAGGGCGTCGAGGATTAGTACGGAGATCTCGTCCGATGAAGACGCGCCTGGAAATCCGGGAACAGCGCCAGGTAGTGGGAAACCTGGTGGTACATTGTGATCCATACCTGAAGAGGAAATCCACAGTTTTATTAATACGTTGTCTTTCGTATTGCAGATGGCGAAGAAAGGGGTTCTGATGAGAGCCTGGACAAGGCTAGACGAGTGAAAGCAACATACTGTAGATCGGTATTGCTCATCATCAGACTTAGAATGAGGTAATATAATTAGATAAAAGATAGCCTAAGCTAGGTTGGACAGCTCGTGAATATTGTTAAACAGTACTCGAGCAGTATAGGAAGAACTATAAGGACTATAAGAACTATAAACTACTTGAAAATTaattctctcgctctctgctgACAATATAAGATTGCTCGGGCAGTAATATAGAAAAAGCGCTATCTAAATCTTTCGTCTATAGGTGGAGCAGTAACACATGGTAACACAGTAAACCCCTTCCCCTTCAACTCCCTACTGCGACTATCCTAATCTTTTTCAGACCCGTTCTACCCCACTCCTCCCCACTTCTAGTACTCGatctcagtgtcgccagattaagatttGTCTCCTACTCCTCCTTATcctttctacgacgctattccccacgaCCCGGTTATGCGACGCGTTTCGCTTCTGTCGTGCATGTCGTCGACCTCATATGAAAACTGCCTAAGtccattttttatgaaaattggtttTTCAGCTTCGTCTTGTTAGGTACTTCAATTTCTACGGTTTGAGTTGATAGTTTGAAAAAATCTCCGTGTAAAGCAAAATAGTTTTGCTTTATATCGTTTTTTCCGCCTCctgtaaaatttacttttttggacttaggaaattttcatataagtCATAATGTCACGTGAATAATCCGGTAATTACACAGAGAGGATAACAACTGCATTCCCCTGGATTTCCCcggtctggcgacactgctcgaTCCCGTGAATAAAAGATCGCAGTCTCTCGATAGGGGCGAACCTGACTGGTCGGGCGATTGTGCAGCGAACGCGTGGTTCAAGTGCGTGAGTCCCGGGTGCGGTATATGGACCAGCCGAGTGGTCTGCGTCGGGCCGGGATTGAGATCGTGTTCATCGATATGTGCTAGCAGCTCCTCGATCTGCTGTGGCGTACTGGGTATGTCCGGTGTATGGATATGATACGTGGTCTCGCCGTGTTCGTTCATTTGGGTGTACACGTGCGGCTTCGCGGGCTTCTTCGGGCCAGGGTCGGGCCCGTTCGAGTAGCCGGGCTGAATCTGATTGGTGCTCGACTGTTTCTGACCTGCGATTTGCTTGTGGAGATCGTACAGACCCGGGTGGGCCTCTGGCGGACCACGATCGAGCTGCACTAGCCCAGGATGATGAAGATTGATCAGATGGTACAGCTCCTCTGGCAGGATCTCTCGAGCAGGATCCCGTTGTCCTGGCTTGGGTCTGGTTGGCAGTCCTTGAGGTTGGGGCTTGGTCTTCTCACCATCGGCAGGCTTCTTTTTAGGACTCAGGGGTACTATGACATTAGGGTCCACGCTGTCTTGAAGAATAGGTCCTCGATAAGGAGGTCCGGTAGGGTCCAAATGAGGACTCAAGCTGTTCTGAGGCACGCTATGTCCAGTTGGCACGAACGCGAATCCTGAGTTCTGATGAGGATTCAACGGGATGAACTGCTGCTGATCGGTTGGGTGTCCTCCTTTCGGCATTTTTTCCGGGTTCACCGGACCAGGAAGTGTCTGGCCAGCGTCCATAGGATACGGAACCGACGCAGACTTGTCCGGGAACTTGTCCGGCGCCAATGGACCTGGGAAATAGTCGTCCTTGTGCGGGATAGGTTTGGCGATCGGCTCTAGAGGCTTCTTAACGTCAACCTTCGACTTTGCCTTCTCTTTCGCTGGTGTCAGAGGTTTTTCCGGGGCCTGGGGTTGATGAAGATGGAACACGTCCTCCACACTGGGGTGCGTGGGCCTGTAGTCTGGGTTGTAGGGTCCGTTGTAAGGGATAGTCGGGTGTCCAGGGTCCATCGGGTAGTGGAAAAACCCGTGGCTGCTCGGAGTCTCGTCGCTGGTCTCTTTCTGAATCTGGCCCGATTCGTTACCGGGCTTTTCGAACGCGTCCGTCGCGTTCATGCCTGCAATAGAGCAAAGTCCAAGGTCACAGAGTCAGCATGCCGGCTGCAAGTCGACGCTGCAGACACGTCGCTGCCTCTCCTGGCCCACGATCTCTTCATGCATATTTACAGCCAAGGTCGTACAAAGCATGCAGAATTTTTGTTTAAGTTTTTTTTACAGTGCTCGTTCCCCAAACTTCGCCTCTGGATGCTGCGAGCACGCTGGAACTCTCTTTTCGATGGACAGGCTGGGTCTTCGGTATTAATGCGAGTGCGGAGCAATCTACTGTGTAGTTTTGGGGGCTGTACTTTCGGGGATGCAATTTCGGGATTTAGTTTTGGGGATGTAGATTCGGGGGGTGCAATTTGAGGATGTATACGTTATGTGTGAATGATGTCAGGGTGTATGTACATTCGCGTATGCACTGGAGGACCCAGTCAGGCCCGCGCAGGAAGCACTTACAACTTTGCAACCCATCGCACCCATTACCAAAGTGATCCTCTTCGGAATAGCGGTCGCTTTTGGGATAGAACGGTGTCCAACACCAATTTTTTCTGGATTCAGGGGTCGGAAATAATCGATCTCAGTGATTGTACCTGGCAGCTCAGCAGCTTGATGATTGCAGGTCCATTCCTTGCAGCATTCGTCGCCAGGTATCTGAGCCAGAATAGCTTGATAAGGTGGACAAGGTAAATTCGCAGGCGGAGAAGCTGTGACTGGTGGACAGGCAGCCTGGCAAGTCACTTTTCCCATTTCGCAGTAGCATCTCTTCTCGCAGCCTGTCACGTTTGATGGCACTTCGCTCCAGTTGTCGTAGGTTTCGCCCTCGTACGTGCACGAGCCGTTGTTTTTGCAGCGCATTTCCTGTGGAGATTCACATTCTTTCTTTCGTAATTGCTGTAACTTCCCCGAAAATcgatcttttcgaaattcgtttCGACGAGAACTGTCTCTGTTCTATCTAGTTTGATGTAAAATTATAATATGTCATGTGTTTGCTACCTTAAACCGGAATTTGTTTAAGATATCTTGCTCAAATTTTCAGCGAATACTACCGAAACCTCCCCTAACAAGATGTACCAATTGATTTTCTAAAGGAACGTCATTTTGCATATAAAGTTTCTAATAAATAGTTTGCATATAAAGTTGCAAATAAGTTTCTCTTCGTTTCTCAACCGTTCACCAGGTGAAACCTGTGCAACTCACCTCAGGACAGCAACGAGGCGGTCTTGCCACGAAATCAGGTGGTACAGTCTCCCAATCCAAACAATGAGGGTCCAAAACGTCCAATCCGAAGTCGTTAGGACATTCTATGGTCACACAATCGGCTTTACCATTTTTATAACACATGCAGTAGTAAATGCACTCGTCGAACCATTCTGCATCCACTTTGTACGTTTTCCCTCTGTGAGTGCAGCCGTATGTGTCTCCAACTGTCTCAGATACGTTCGTCTTGATCACTTCTGCTGGGAGGAACACCTGTAACGCAGGACCTGCTCGATTTCCTTCAGTGACGCGAACCGAATAGGTCCTTGCTGGTTCTAGGTTCGAGATTATGCCGTCTGCAACACAGAAATGTCTTCTTATCTTCTATTATTCTAAgatcagaagaatttaaggattccAATATGCTATTTTCTCGTGATGAAAATCCTTTTTTCTTCTATGAAATGATTGTGGACAGAGAAGTTCCTTCCTTCAACCCCTTGCCATATGATTTCCTTTAATAACTAAAAGGAAGGAGCAACTTCCTGTTTAAGAAGCTCTGTCAGAAGCTAAGCAGCGATTATTGCTGACCTCTGTCTGGCTTCTGCTGCCTCGAGACATGATTCTTGTCGGAAATCTCGATGGTAACGTCTTGCGGGTTCTTCGTAGAGAGCTTCAGCATGATGGCCGTGGAATTTAGTACCTTCACATCGGTTAGGTTAACGGTCAAATCGCCTGAGACCTCAGGCCTGATCTCGTGGTCGCCAAGGGTCACGTCGCAGAGGGTGATCGTGCAACAGGAGTCCCTGAACAAATGCGAAGAAACATGATAGTCacaataaaggaagaaagacgCGTTGATGAAATTGACTTTCATCTCTGGTACCTTGGATCGGTGAGGACGACGCAACGATCGTGCTGATTGGTCGCAGACGTGGTCTCGTTCGGAGGACACCTTGGCTGACACTTGAGGACACCGCCTGCCTCGCAGACGCAGACTCTGCTGCAACCATCTTCGACTCTTTGACCTCGCATGATCGTCTCGTTCCCGAACACGCAGGTCTCCTCTGGTTCTGGCGCTGCGGCAGAAACTAAAGATCCTTTGCGACTGCTCGAGAGCTCGACGATGCTGTGAAGGATTGCCTAGAAAACTCTTCTGGGCTCGTCGAACGACTGAGTTCACCGAGTTCGTCAAGCTGTTCAAACAGCTCATTGAATTTTAGATTGAATGTTGAGTTCTCGATGAACTCACTCTTCGAAGGTTCTAGCAATGATTTAGGTATTAAACCGAAAGTGTAATGTTTCTATGATCATTTTTCAGACTCGTAGAATGAAGAAGACACTATCTATTTCGAATGAAGAGACTCACCAGAGTCAGCAGCGCAGACCAAGATCGCGCAACAAGGTTCTTCGTTAACCAGCTTCTCGTGGCACAACGGATCCTCGATTCCTCGGTTCGCTTTGGCATAAGGCGACGTGCAAATAGGTTTGCAATCTATCACCGAACCACCTTCCCCACAAACGCATTTTTCCTCGCAACCTCTGATGATCTTCTCGCCGATTGAGTATGTCTGATTACCTTCAACGCATACTGTCGTCGTTAGCATTGTCGAGGAGATGTTCATGGATGTCTCGTTGTGAGCAGCCACGTACTCTCCGCCTGTAACAATCGTTTTGTGTTGGGaatatttctgaaatttttcgcCAGGTGTTCAACTCTATGTATAGCGATGAAATGATAGTGTCCATTTCTTAGAACGTAGACAAACATGGTTGATTAAAGTCGAACACATTCAAATACAATCAAAGACAATCAAGTATAGTCAAACATACAATCAGACAGAATCGAACACAGTGAAACGAACATATACACAATGAAACACaatcgagcagagccgagcacAGTTAAGTAACAGCTACCTTCGACATCCTTGTCATCGTCGTCCATACTAACATCGCTGAGATCAGTGATATTCGAGTGTAAAGAATTCGTAGGCTCCGGAGCAGAAATATTCAAAGCTCTCCCTCTGGACGCTATCGTTTCCTCGGTGGTCCTCATTTCCTCAGTACCATTCTCGCTCCCCGAAGTTTCCATCATGACAGTTGTTGTTCCATTCGACTCATCCTTCACAGGTAGAATCGGCTCACCGTGGAACAATAACGGAATTGTCACTCCCATCGTCTCCATTGGCCTCGTAGTGACATCCGCCATAGGTTTCGTCGAAGACATCCAGGACATCGTCGTTAGCCCTGCATCGTTTGCTTCTCCTCGCTTCGAGTCATCGTCTTTGATGGGTTTTTGGTATTTCTGATCAGTTTTCACTTTGAAGTCCACAGGCTTCTTCTTCGGCTCGATCGTCGTCTTCGAGTCTTGATCTTTGATTGGATACTCGGACTTGGTGTCGTTTTTCGCGTCGATCCTGAGTGGCTTCACGTTTGGGATTTCGGTCACGCCGATTCCTGAAAGcagaagaattttattttatttattgtgttTAATCGGAGTGGAGCGCGGTGTGAGTAATAATTGGACAGCGGATTCTtctgtaaaataaacatttactTTCTGTCTATAAGGAATACGGATATTATCCCCTtgtcctacaatatcgtgtcaatgcactgcagatatttatgcaattttcaatttttctaggcaaattttaagagaaagtggaatgaaataaattcttattttcggtggtagtagccttttcagATCTgaactaaataaaaatcgtaccaaattctatcgaattttacattccagcattttttgaaaatattcagaTGCCATGAATgtacaaaaatccgcagtctagttatgaaatTCTGTTTTGGTTTCGTCAATGTATAGTTTTATTGGAGTACACGTAGgcgtacaatagatataaattttctccttgcTTAGGAAATTATACTACCTCCTCCGGAAGCGTTTTTCGCAAAATCGACTCGATTACGATAAATAATGGAAGATGTAAGATACCGTTGTCAGTTTCCCGTAGGAAGTCGTAGGATCCGAACGATAAAACGAGATTTATACAACGATCGTCAGAAAGCTGCGAATCCTGGAGGATCAGGATAAGGAAGCTATTCTTCCGCAATTATTCGAAACGACGACTAGGCGCAGTGTCGCCGGAAAAGGTTCGCGTAACGGTAAAAGCGTGATCGTAGAATGTGTGTGTGTTCTGTGTGCACTGTCCTCGGCTGTTCGACCCGTGAACTTGAACTTGCCCCGATACCAATCGGGCCTCTCTGAACGCTCAATTATCGGCCTCGGTTAACGAGTGTAACGAGCAATTAGCGGGCCTTTAATCACGCTACGATTACATTTGGACACGCGAGCTTCGTTTCGCGAGAGGTTGGCCATTATTCCGCTTTGAAATTGGCAAGAGCTCGGTCAAACATAGTCAAACTACCTCGAGCATAAGTGCAGAAAAATATATTCCTACGAAATCAGACGTGAAAGTCTAAGTTAGTTCACTTTCGTAATCCTCGGCACGAATACCTGCCGAATCTATTCGAAACCGAAAGTTTTGCAGCTGTTGCTATTTGTTCAATAGATAGTTTTGTTGTTTTCGATGCGGTCGGTGGGGACGTTGCGTCACGTTTCGCCCCGATTCCCGCAGAAATTTGTCCTTGGCGATCTCGGATCCGTGATCCGCGATTTTTGCGCGGTTCTCCGGAGAGGATCGAAGCAGTTGGGTCTGCAATTTCACCTGGGATCGCCGTTCCATAGTGGTTTCGTAAGACGAAGATCCGTCGGCGATGTACCGACGATATAGTGTAGCACTATAGTATGCTAGAAACTTTCCATCCGCGGCGATCCGACGCGAAATGCGCTCTCTGGACGTACTGTTACGTCAAACGACCTGTTATCTGCCCGGTCGTCGTTCCCGTCGACCACTTCTTCTGCTGGCCAGTCGACTTTTTGCCGAACCATCATCGATCCTAGCGGATCCTGCATAGATCGTTCGCCAACCAACAGCCTGAGGTACAATAATCGACCATTCTCAACCCCTGATCTATGCAAATTGCAGCTCCACGttttttcaatcatttcggAATTGTGCCAGCAAAATTATGCTCACGATGCACAAGTTTCATAAAAGGACAGATGTATCTATTGCATCTATTCAAACGAACGAAAGATGATCTTAAGCTTTTAGGAATCCTCGTTTGACAGGAGGAACAAATTCTGCAAGTTTTCTAAAAACGCATGTGTGCTTTAATCAAAGCGTACACTGTATTTAACCAGTTCATTCTCATTACCAGTAAATCCTCATTACGAGTTAGAAATGCAAGAAACCGGAgcgaaataaataaacatattttcTTTCATAATATGTTTagcaagttgaaaataatgtaacagtattctgaaattcttcgaatgtgttcggtgttttaaattacacctactcatattCATCGTAAAtctataaaatccgctgtctagttataaatcaTTTTTGCTGACAGTTTGTTGGAATAGTATGAGGTACAACTGATCAGAAACAGGAATCGCCGTAGTCCGTTCTTAAAATAATCGTCCTTGAGGAGGTTAACTGTCTCTTAAACAAGTGGCACAAGAGAGTTCCTCTTGCAATCGTTGCTTTCCATGTGCTACAGTACAGGAATGAGAAACAGTTATTTCTAAGTCGTTTGCTTTTGTCGTTGCAGTCTTCGTGCATGGAAATATATTCGTAAGTAGCTACTTAAATCGCTATTTCTCGCGTCACTGACAGTCCTCTCGACCATAATCTTTCAATCATCCGTTCCTCTT encodes the following:
- the Sas gene encoding stranded at second isoform X2 — protein: MRVQGRCFLCAVAGLCLLAGNAAVAALDLQTQPTIDGIGVTEIPNVKPLRIDAKNDTKSEYPIKDQDSKTTIEPKKKPVDFKVKTDQKYQKPIKDDDSKRGEANDAGLTTMSWMSSTKPMADVTTRPMETMGVTIPLLFHGEPILPVKDESNGTTTVMMETSGSENGTEEMRTTEETIASRGRALNISAPEPTNSLHSNITDLSDVSMDDDDKDVEGGEYVAAHNETSMNISSTMLTTTVCVEGNQTYSIGEKIIRGCEEKCVCGEGGSVIDCKPICTSPYAKANRGIEDPLCHEKLVNEEPCCAILVCAADSAPEPEETCVFGNETIMRGQRVEDGCSRVCVCEAGGVLKCQPRCPPNETTSATNQHDRCVVLTDPRDSCCTITLCDVTLGDHEIRPEVSGDLTVNLTDVKVLNSTAIMLKLSTKNPQDVTIEISDKNHVSRQQKPDRDGIISNLEPARTYSVRVTEGNRAGPALQVFLPAEVIKTNVSETVGDTYGCTHRGKTYKVDAEWFDECIYYCMCYKNGKADCVTIECPNDFGLDVLDPHCLDWETVPPDFVARPPRCCPEEMRCKNNGSCTYEGETYDNWSEVPSNVTGCEKRCYCEMGKVTCQAACPPVTASPPANLPCPPYQAILAQIPGDECCKEWTCNHQAAELPGMNATDAFEKPGNESGQIQKETSDETPSSHGFFHYPMDPGHPTIPYNGPYNPDYRPTHPSVEDVFHLHQPQAPEKPLTPAKEKAKSKVDVKKPLEPIAKPIPHKDDYFPGPLAPDKFPDKSASVPYPMDAGQTLPGPVNPEKMPKGGHPTDQQQFIPLNPHQNSGFAFVPTGHSVPQNSLSPHLDPTGPPYRGPILQDSVDPNVIVPLSPKKKPADGEKTKPQPQGLPTRPKPGQRDPAREILPEELYHLINLHHPGLVQLDRGPPEAHPGLYDLHKQIAGQKQSSTNQIQPGYSNGPDPGPKKPAKPHVYTQMNEHGETTYHIHTPDIPSTPQQIEELLAHIDEHDLNPGPTQTTRLVHIPHPGLTHLNHAFAAQSPDQSGMDHNVPPGFPLPGAVPGFPGASSSDEISVLILDALDDKTVLLVFTVPQVLVGLHGRVELRYTNDKKNFDVSTWKAQVFAPPDDLIATPQLQFELGDLKPSTEYKVKITVKLKDLANSPTSQIYTVRTHDRRPEMTTLPPQIPIDAELKVTETNSTWINVMWKKFTEYELQFIDGVQLRYKEQDAKVYSGTPLIHRAVTNFVIENLKPSTIYEIGIFFVPFSGQLTELVSEKTIHVTTSMEPDPYSFEVKVEIKTIKSTDVEVTWSGVPYPEDKYVNIYRAIYQSDSGKEDTSTFKIAKRDSHPKTVISDLKPGTRYRLWLEVYLTNGRIKKSNVQDFVTKPGVLLPATISQQAGKLASVPLHEGDYYGPLVVVAIVASLAILSTLILLMMLMKRRTSSKADISPRKTTSAYDNPSYKTCEDPVAMSNGRNKNAEHEMATINSNVKESA